The proteins below are encoded in one region of Streptomyces marianii:
- a CDS encoding D-alanyl-D-alanine carboxypeptidase: MAGESPDKSEQQKSSGETTPGERDPRLAVARSAGASTEGRADQSTAVFRTLPSEPEERAETSKSSEPTSSEVSADADAGTGTDTDTDTGRDASESAAGSDDAVGSAASEDRPADGDDRLRAAVAAWVSGKGDTANDTADGTADGTAEAGTAADEGTGGRTGGRPAPAAVRAGGASGDDEADAGAPEAVEGGDAPELAPSGHEAAEKAGRRPTAPPPRKSVDAEPSAGADQTGTDRTGTDQTGVDQARRNQARTGQTGTDQGEGDEDTAGGSAGGSTSDGSSPSEEGSRTRTPSWAAARRAGKDTAPAEDGPGGGPASGTDGVVAPTGSARLAVSAGTADEGDGAEEAGDRKAVDQPTAVFKALPRPAVDQPTTALKITSQPAAPKRAERSSASAVPSAQSDVDGADAERPRSEGAGKEAERTTALRVTGPPSERPKPEPRSGMKPGADDAPASDDAPGAEGTTGERTASGRSGASGSAPAAPASRPAPGRTSGDASESAAETAPGSAPESAAERTSTFVPLRRDDVRPAPSSAQSAPPTAKPAGPAASPAAPPASLTEPERTKQQPLPPRPPLDLLAELTNTPPPPQTPVRTLVRRVRIWTPLVVVLLIVFAVVQAVRPLPDPTLSLTAEPTYEFEGSAPQLPWPAKGQAYMAASGLGTLGSSGEQKPVPIASVTKSMTAYVILKNHPLKPGEPGPMIEIDAKGEAEGQLDKTDNESTLNTVKKGDKISLRDALAAIMIPSANNIARQLARWDSGSEKAFVEKMNAAADELGMKNTTYTDPSGLDATTVSTAEDQVKLGLKLVEIKALMDITKLPEWTDPSGKTWRNYNELPPYDGALGIKTGSTTKAGGNLLFAAHKMVGDTDQLIVGAVLAQYDTPILGTAIKASRELMLATQDALKNATIVKKDQVVGVVEDGLGGSIPLVATKDVKAVGWSGLTVKLELTNGGKVLPHEAAAGTVVGSLTVGEGASQVTVPVALQKALVEPGFGARLTRLG, from the coding sequence GTGGCGGGCGAGTCCCCCGACAAGTCGGAGCAGCAGAAGTCGTCGGGGGAGACGACTCCGGGCGAACGTGATCCGCGGCTTGCCGTGGCCCGTTCGGCGGGAGCGTCCACCGAGGGACGTGCCGATCAGTCGACCGCGGTGTTCCGGACGCTGCCGTCGGAGCCGGAGGAGCGCGCCGAGACCTCGAAGTCGTCCGAACCGACGTCCTCGGAGGTGTCCGCCGATGCCGACGCGGGCACGGGCACGGACACGGACACGGACACGGGCAGGGACGCATCCGAGTCCGCGGCCGGTTCCGACGACGCGGTCGGATCCGCCGCCTCGGAGGACCGCCCTGCCGACGGCGACGACCGCCTCCGTGCGGCGGTGGCCGCGTGGGTCTCCGGCAAGGGTGACACGGCGAACGACACGGCGGACGGGACCGCGGACGGGACCGCGGAGGCGGGTACCGCCGCGGACGAGGGTACGGGCGGGCGAACGGGCGGTAGGCCGGCCCCGGCCGCCGTACGCGCCGGCGGGGCCTCCGGCGACGACGAGGCGGACGCGGGTGCTCCGGAAGCGGTGGAGGGCGGCGACGCCCCCGAACTCGCCCCCAGCGGCCACGAGGCGGCCGAGAAGGCCGGGAGGAGGCCCACGGCGCCCCCGCCCCGCAAGTCCGTCGACGCGGAGCCGTCAGCCGGGGCGGACCAGACCGGGACGGACCGGACCGGGACGGACCAGACCGGGGTGGACCAGGCCAGGAGGAATCAGGCCAGGACGGGCCAAACCGGGACGGACCAGGGCGAGGGCGACGAGGACACGGCCGGTGGGAGCGCGGGCGGTTCGACCTCGGACGGCTCGAGCCCGAGCGAGGAGGGCTCCCGAACCAGGACGCCCAGCTGGGCCGCCGCCCGGCGAGCCGGCAAGGACACCGCCCCTGCGGAGGACGGCCCCGGCGGAGGTCCCGCGAGCGGTACGGACGGCGTCGTCGCGCCGACGGGTTCCGCCAGGCTCGCGGTTTCCGCCGGGACGGCCGATGAAGGCGACGGCGCCGAGGAGGCCGGGGACCGGAAGGCCGTCGACCAGCCGACGGCCGTCTTCAAGGCCCTGCCCCGGCCCGCTGTGGACCAGCCGACCACCGCGCTGAAGATCACTTCGCAGCCCGCGGCACCGAAGCGGGCCGAGAGGTCCTCCGCTTCGGCCGTCCCCTCGGCGCAGTCGGACGTGGACGGCGCGGACGCGGAGCGTCCGCGCTCGGAAGGCGCGGGGAAGGAGGCCGAGCGCACCACTGCGCTCAGGGTCACCGGGCCCCCGAGCGAGAGGCCGAAGCCCGAGCCGAGGTCCGGCATGAAGCCCGGGGCCGACGACGCTCCCGCGTCCGACGACGCTCCCGGGGCCGAGGGCACCACGGGTGAGAGGACGGCGTCCGGCCGCAGCGGTGCGTCCGGGTCCGCCCCGGCCGCACCGGCGTCCAGGCCCGCCCCCGGCCGGACTTCCGGCGACGCCTCCGAGTCCGCCGCCGAAACCGCTCCCGGCTCCGCTCCCGAGTCCGCCGCCGAGCGGACCAGCACGTTCGTACCGCTGCGGCGCGACGACGTACGTCCTGCCCCGTCCTCCGCGCAGTCGGCGCCTCCCACCGCGAAGCCGGCCGGGCCCGCGGCGTCCCCCGCCGCCCCGCCCGCCTCGCTCACGGAGCCCGAGCGCACGAAGCAGCAGCCGCTGCCGCCCCGCCCGCCGCTCGATCTGCTCGCCGAGCTGACGAACACTCCGCCGCCCCCGCAGACCCCCGTCCGCACCCTGGTGCGGCGGGTCAGGATCTGGACGCCGCTCGTCGTGGTGCTCCTGATCGTCTTCGCAGTCGTACAGGCCGTGCGTCCGCTCCCGGATCCCACCCTCTCGCTGACGGCCGAGCCGACGTACGAGTTCGAGGGTTCGGCCCCGCAGCTTCCCTGGCCCGCGAAGGGCCAGGCGTACATGGCCGCGTCCGGGCTCGGCACGCTCGGTTCCTCCGGGGAGCAGAAGCCCGTGCCGATCGCGAGCGTGACCAAGTCCATGACGGCGTACGTGATCCTCAAGAACCACCCGCTCAAGCCGGGCGAGCCGGGGCCCATGATCGAGATCGACGCCAAGGGCGAGGCGGAAGGCCAGCTCGACAAGACGGACAACGAGTCGACACTCAACACCGTCAAGAAGGGCGACAAGATCAGCCTGAGGGACGCGTTGGCGGCGATCATGATTCCGTCCGCGAACAACATCGCGCGCCAGCTCGCGCGCTGGGACTCGGGCTCCGAGAAGGCGTTCGTCGAGAAGATGAACGCCGCCGCGGACGAGCTCGGGATGAAGAACACGACGTACACGGACCCGTCGGGACTGGACGCGACGACGGTCAGCACGGCCGAGGACCAGGTCAAGCTGGGGCTGAAGCTGGTCGAGATCAAGGCCCTGATGGACATCACCAAGCTGCCCGAGTGGACGGACCCGTCGGGCAAGACGTGGCGGAACTACAACGAGCTGCCGCCTTACGACGGCGCGCTCGGCATCAAGACCGGCAGCACCACCAAGGCCGGTGGCAACCTCTTGTTCGCCGCCCACAAGATGGTCGGCGACACGGACCAGCTGATCGTCGGTGCCGTGCTCGCGCAGTACGACACCCCGATCCTCGGTACCGCGATCAAGGCGAGCAGGGAGCTGATGCTCGCGACGCAGGATGCCCTGAAGAACGCGACGATCGTCAAGAAGGACCAGGTCGTCGGCGTGGTCGAGGATGGTCTGGGCGGTTCGATCCCACTCGTGGCCACCAAGGACGTCAAGGCCGTCGGCTGGTCCGGCCTCACCGTCAAGCTCGAGTTGACGAACGGCGGCAAGGTCCTGCCGCACGAGGCGGCGGCCGGCACGGTTGTCGGTTCGCTGACCGTCGGCGAGGGCGCCAGCCAGGTCACCGTGCCGGTGGCCCTCCAGAAGGCGCTCGTGGAGCCCGGGTTCGGCGCCAGGCTGACCCGCCTGGGCTGA
- a CDS encoding DUF2339 domain-containing protein: protein MAPVSREAAVIRELPTSPGIPAPHGPVGTSEAPVSPRPPASRAARLDRSERGTGGEVTGREGSRRDGATCDGAGPAGSRSTGSGFAGPRTAGSGFAGALSRRPVLVAAGLAAFLHVGWFLFFANSGGDIAAQDAWAEFVGRHPDSAYNLAWYGGMHPVSYSVVSPYLMSLLGVRTTMMVVGTLSAALTALILTRVRAVRNPLACSLAGVFAFLCNALSGRVTFGLGMVFALGAVAGVFCWPHRWRRKRWAKAAFTAPLAGLATASSPVAGLFLGVVAAALFLNGRRPGAYALGIAPVVVVALSAWLFPFSGTQPMSLGSTSLPFLFGVLVFVLVPREWRTVRTAAGVYSAGTLLTFLVDSQIGSNVSRLAMLFAGVVLMAALPYTVPRSRRWYAVLLAFAGLNAWIGFKSVDDIVRTAPAASWTRELAPLVHELQEVGAERGRVEVVPASSHREASALAPYVNLARGWNRQADMERNPLFYDDTLDATNYREWLDRWAVHYVVLPTGKPDSGARQEAELVERGQPYLKPVWSDENWRLFAVREPTPLADPPATVDRAGAGELRIHVREAGRVLIRVPYSPWLGLVDEQGRSVEQPQETAASMLREDDEPKAFVNVAGCLTKAGEDTEGDEWTELLAPRAGVYRLAAPYQLPRGTPCPEELSGRS, encoded by the coding sequence ATGGCTCCGGTGTCGCGTGAGGCCGCCGTGATCCGGGAGCTGCCCACGTCTCCTGGGATCCCCGCGCCTCATGGGCCGGTCGGGACGTCCGAGGCTCCCGTGTCTCCCCGGCCCCCGGCCTCGCGCGCGGCACGGCTCGACCGCTCAGAACGCGGCACAGGGGGCGAAGTCACCGGGCGCGAAGGCTCACGGCGAGACGGCGCAACGTGCGACGGCGCCGGGCCTGCGGGTTCCCGGTCCACCGGCTCCGGGTTCGCCGGCCCGCGGACCGCGGGCTCCGGGTTCGCCGGCGCGCTGTCGCGGCGTCCCGTCCTCGTGGCCGCGGGGCTGGCGGCCTTCCTCCACGTCGGGTGGTTCCTCTTCTTCGCCAACAGCGGTGGTGACATCGCCGCTCAGGACGCCTGGGCCGAGTTCGTCGGCCGGCACCCCGATTCGGCGTACAACCTCGCCTGGTACGGCGGGATGCACCCGGTCTCGTACAGCGTGGTGTCCCCGTACCTGATGTCCCTCCTCGGCGTGCGCACGACGATGATGGTCGTCGGGACCCTTTCCGCCGCGCTGACCGCGCTGATCCTGACGCGGGTACGGGCGGTCCGGAACCCGCTGGCCTGCTCGCTGGCCGGGGTGTTCGCCTTCCTCTGCAACGCGCTGTCGGGGCGGGTCACGTTCGGGCTGGGAATGGTGTTCGCCCTCGGGGCGGTCGCCGGGGTGTTCTGCTGGCCCCACCGCTGGCGGCGGAAACGCTGGGCGAAGGCCGCGTTCACGGCGCCGCTGGCCGGCCTCGCGACCGCGTCGAGCCCGGTCGCGGGACTGTTCCTCGGGGTCGTCGCCGCAGCGCTGTTCCTGAACGGGCGCCGTCCGGGCGCCTACGCGCTCGGGATCGCCCCGGTCGTGGTCGTGGCGCTGTCGGCATGGCTGTTCCCGTTCTCCGGTACGCAGCCGATGTCGCTGGGATCGACCTCGCTGCCGTTCCTCTTCGGGGTCCTTGTTTTCGTCCTCGTACCGCGTGAGTGGCGCACCGTCCGTACCGCGGCCGGGGTGTATTCCGCGGGCACGCTGCTGACCTTCCTCGTGGACTCGCAGATCGGCTCGAACGTCTCGCGGCTCGCGATGCTGTTCGCGGGGGTCGTTCTGATGGCGGCGCTGCCGTACACCGTGCCGCGTTCGCGCAGGTGGTACGCGGTCCTCCTGGCGTTCGCCGGGCTCAACGCGTGGATCGGCTTCAAGAGCGTCGACGACATCGTGCGCACCGCGCCGGCCGCGTCCTGGACGCGGGAACTCGCGCCACTGGTGCACGAACTCCAGGAGGTCGGCGCCGAGAGGGGCCGTGTGGAGGTCGTCCCGGCCAGCAGCCATCGCGAGGCGTCGGCGCTCGCGCCGTACGTCAACCTCGCGCGCGGATGGAACCGGCAGGCGGACATGGAGCGCAACCCGCTCTTCTACGACGACACGCTCGACGCCACGAACTACCGGGAGTGGCTGGACCGATGGGCCGTCCATTACGTGGTGCTGCCGACGGGCAAGCCGGACTCGGGCGCCCGGCAGGAGGCCGAGCTGGTCGAGCGCGGCCAGCCCTATCTGAAGCCGGTGTGGTCGGACGAGAACTGGCGGCTCTTCGCCGTTCGCGAGCCGACGCCGCTCGCGGACCCTCCGGCGACCGTGGACCGGGCGGGCGCCGGTGAGCTGCGGATCCATGTGCGCGAGGCGGGCCGGGTGTTGATCCGCGTCCCGTACTCGCCGTGGCTCGGGCTCGTGGACGAGCAGGGCCGGAGTGTGGAGCAGCCACAGGAGACCGCGGCGTCGATGCTCCGGGAGGACGACGAGCCGAAGGCGTTCGTCAATGTCGCCGGCTGTCTGACGAAGGCGGGGGAGGACACGGAGGGGGACGAATGGACGGAACTCCTCGCCCCGCGCGCGGGTGTCTACCGGCTCGCGGCCCCGTACCAGCTCCCGCGCGGTACGCCGTGTCCGGAGGAGTTGAGCGGGAGGAGTTGA
- a CDS encoding MerR family transcriptional regulator: MTEDEPVHNDSLLTIGAFATRARLSPKALRLYDRLGLLTPAYVDAATGYRWYRTEQVDRARLVALLRQIDMPLERIAYVVELPGPQAARALTMYWAEVEERRAVQGAVVAHLRDRLSGRRQTVYEIRTMDMAERAVLTERRRLLVDELPHWLPAALGRLERAAEECGGVAGPPYVRYHAEVGPDSDGPAEACVPVPDARAAQLWIDEHRTGAVLRVEPAGRLAYTRLTKAQVAYPQIGSAFDAVERWATRHGLTVAGPCREVYFADWDAATATDEVCDVAFPVA, from the coding sequence GTGACGGAGGATGAGCCCGTGCACAACGACTCCCTGCTCACCATCGGGGCCTTCGCAACGCGGGCGCGGCTCTCGCCGAAGGCGCTGCGCCTCTACGACCGGCTCGGCCTGCTCACCCCGGCGTACGTCGACGCGGCGACCGGCTATCGCTGGTACCGCACCGAACAGGTCGATCGCGCCCGGCTCGTCGCACTCCTGCGGCAGATCGACATGCCGCTGGAGAGGATCGCCTATGTGGTGGAGCTGCCGGGGCCGCAGGCCGCTCGGGCTCTGACGATGTACTGGGCCGAGGTCGAGGAACGCCGTGCCGTGCAGGGCGCCGTCGTGGCCCATCTCCGTGACCGGCTTTCAGGCAGGAGACAGACGGTGTACGAGATCAGGACGATGGACATGGCAGAGCGGGCGGTCCTCACCGAGCGCCGCAGGCTGCTGGTGGACGAGCTGCCCCACTGGCTCCCGGCGGCCCTCGGCCGCCTGGAACGGGCGGCCGAGGAGTGCGGTGGCGTCGCGGGCCCGCCTTACGTCCGCTACCACGCCGAGGTCGGCCCGGACAGCGACGGCCCGGCGGAGGCGTGCGTGCCGGTCCCCGACGCCCGCGCCGCGCAACTCTGGATCGACGAGCACCGGACGGGGGCGGTTCTCCGCGTGGAGCCCGCCGGCCGCCTCGCCTACACCAGGTTGACCAAGGCGCAGGTGGCGTACCCGCAGATCGGGTCGGCCTTCGACGCGGTCGAGCGCTGGGCCACCCGGCATGGGCTGACGGTCGCCGGCCCGTGCCGTGAGGTGTACTTCGCGGACTGGGACGCGGCGACGGCGACGGACGAGGTCTGCGACGTGGCGTTCCCGGTGGCCTGA
- a CDS encoding adhesin, whose protein sequence is MLCERCGGTHRGALPGMVLDSCTVESVSAHRTLSEPVLERRMTLAGAGAVLSLCLLALGVTLLATAGDDGERADDARPVVDDIAPGGMPQRIGPTFFPEDAPEPGATSAKPTPRPTAEKPKPPVAAPAPRPVPSGSRADAPTGEAAWFSEWAGPGCPNGVRTHGRYPDGRHGWYEVGSGGHRGNGCDGRFLAVPMSGAREQDGGNTVTWNWQPGSGYSTCSVAVRVPWSHREEDVAGDPTRYHVLADIRDSGSVLAAFEIGQRAMRGGVVVVNDLPLRDGELTVQLVDRGLDRGYGGRDGAHHAAAQIRADCRSWASTTSSADRRS, encoded by the coding sequence ATGCTTTGCGAGAGATGCGGAGGGACGCACCGGGGCGCGCTGCCCGGGATGGTGCTCGACTCGTGCACCGTCGAGTCCGTGTCGGCGCACCGGACGCTCAGCGAGCCGGTCCTCGAGCGAAGGATGACGCTTGCGGGGGCGGGAGCCGTCCTCTCGCTGTGTCTGCTGGCGCTCGGAGTCACGCTCCTCGCAACCGCCGGCGACGACGGCGAACGCGCCGACGACGCGCGACCGGTCGTGGACGACATCGCGCCGGGCGGGATGCCCCAGAGGATCGGCCCGACGTTCTTCCCGGAGGACGCGCCGGAACCGGGCGCCACGTCCGCGAAACCGACCCCCCGGCCCACGGCGGAGAAGCCCAAACCACCCGTGGCCGCCCCCGCTCCCCGGCCGGTGCCGTCCGGATCGCGGGCCGACGCGCCGACCGGGGAAGCGGCCTGGTTCAGCGAGTGGGCCGGACCGGGCTGCCCGAACGGTGTCCGTACGCACGGCCGTTACCCGGACGGCCGTCACGGCTGGTACGAGGTCGGCTCCGGCGGCCACCGGGGCAACGGCTGCGACGGCCGGTTCCTCGCCGTGCCGATGTCCGGTGCACGGGAACAGGACGGCGGCAACACCGTCACCTGGAACTGGCAGCCGGGCAGCGGCTACTCGACGTGCTCGGTCGCGGTACGTGTGCCGTGGAGTCACCGGGAGGAGGACGTCGCCGGCGATCCGACGCGGTACCACGTCCTCGCTGACATCCGGGACTCCGGATCCGTGCTCGCCGCTTTCGAGATCGGTCAGCGGGCAATGCGCGGTGGGGTGGTCGTCGTGAACGATCTACCCCTGCGGGACGGTGAGTTGACGGTGCAGCTCGTGGACCGCGGCCTGGACCGGGGGTACGGCGGGCGCGACGGAGCGCATCACGCGGCCGCGCAGATCCGGGCCGACTGCAGGTCATGGGCCTCCACGACCAGTTCGGCAGACCGCAGGTCATGA
- a CDS encoding adhesin translates to MVPDERRPGPSWVARETIAGRVSLLSRFRRALLAGGTVVVLGCFVAAAALLTYGDGDGDGGGGGDGGAQAAATDLPGRAVPTRVGPTALPGGGQFEEWAGPGCTTGTYREVGRFENGDAAWYSVGRGGRSNSDCDGSFTAVPMSGSTAKDTRATAIWSWKLDDDYRTCALEVFVPRTNRASESAGAPTFYRVLADPDDVRSGYTGFGVRQTVHRGELVSVKSYPVKGDKVFAVQLLDRGRDWGSAERIGAHHAAAQMKLTCGST, encoded by the coding sequence GTGGTCCCGGACGAGCGGCGTCCCGGGCCGTCTTGGGTCGCCCGCGAGACGATCGCCGGTCGCGTCTCCCTGCTCTCCCGTTTCCGAAGGGCTCTGCTGGCGGGCGGAACCGTCGTCGTTCTTGGCTGTTTCGTCGCGGCTGCGGCACTCCTCACCTACGGCGACGGCGACGGCGACGGAGGTGGCGGTGGCGACGGCGGCGCACAGGCCGCCGCGACCGACCTCCCCGGGCGCGCCGTCCCGACTCGTGTGGGTCCGACGGCGCTGCCCGGCGGCGGGCAGTTCGAGGAGTGGGCGGGCCCGGGGTGCACGACGGGCACGTACCGGGAAGTGGGCCGGTTCGAGAACGGCGACGCCGCCTGGTACTCGGTCGGCCGGGGCGGCCGCAGCAATTCCGACTGCGACGGCAGCTTCACGGCCGTCCCCATGTCGGGCAGCACGGCCAAGGACACCCGGGCCACGGCGATCTGGAGCTGGAAGCTGGACGACGACTACCGGACGTGCGCGCTCGAGGTGTTCGTCCCCAGGACGAACCGCGCCTCGGAGTCCGCCGGTGCCCCCACCTTCTACCGCGTCCTCGCCGACCCGGACGACGTACGGTCCGGCTACACCGGCTTCGGCGTCCGCCAGACCGTCCACCGCGGCGAGCTCGTGTCCGTCAAGAGCTATCCGGTCAAGGGCGACAAGGTCTTCGCGGTGCAACTCCTCGACCGAGGTCGGGACTGGGGCAGCGCCGAGCGTATCGGGGCGCACCATGCGGCGGCCCAGATGAAGCTGACCTGCGGGTCGACCTAG
- a CDS encoding TetR/AcrR family transcriptional regulator codes for MNEQGTGLRARLVEVGVDLVTKEGLQALTLREIARRAGVSHGAPRRYFPTHLSLLSAIARRGFEDLAARTAQAVAAARPKGDPRAQLDLLGRVYLDFARTDQGMYDLMFRHDLLESSELGLRETSLPLYRTLVDVVGRARAESGASGGDGPGADPVVVAGALWANLHGIAQLWGWGSLQFATGGDDVEPLLRAALDAHLGTRTP; via the coding sequence ATGAACGAACAGGGGACGGGGCTGCGCGCCCGGCTGGTCGAAGTCGGGGTCGACCTGGTGACGAAGGAGGGTCTGCAGGCCCTGACCCTGCGGGAGATCGCCCGCAGGGCGGGTGTCTCGCACGGCGCCCCCCGCCGCTACTTCCCGACCCACCTGTCACTGCTGTCGGCCATCGCCCGCCGTGGATTCGAGGATCTCGCCGCGCGGACGGCCCAGGCCGTCGCCGCCGCCCGTCCGAAGGGTGATCCGCGGGCGCAACTCGACTTGCTCGGACGGGTGTACCTCGACTTCGCCCGCACCGATCAGGGCATGTACGACCTGATGTTCCGTCATGATCTGCTGGAGAGCAGTGAACTGGGACTGCGCGAGACCAGCCTGCCGCTGTACCGCACCCTCGTGGACGTCGTCGGCAGAGCACGGGCGGAATCCGGCGCGAGCGGCGGCGACGGTCCCGGCGCCGACCCGGTGGTCGTCGCCGGCGCGCTCTGGGCGAACCTGCACGGCATCGCGCAGTTGTGGGGTTGGGGCAGCCTCCAGTTCGCCACCGGCGGCGACGACGTCGAACCCCTGCTGCGGGCGGCCCTGGACGCGCACCTCGGTACGCGTACCCCATGA
- a CDS encoding MFS transporter, translating to MTVARTRTASATGPRGRRRLQRLTLTSSITGAVVVAVDGSVLAVVQPVMQRELRASFTEVQWTSTGYLIAVASLLVFAGRLGDRLGHRRVFTLGALGFAVASAGIGLSGSVGLVIGLRVLQGVFGALLQPATLGMLRAAYPPDRLAMPIALRTSAIGLAVAAGPLVGGTLAVQLGWRSVFFLSVVPALAVALLVLLVRAPEVGGPDEGSARTGASEAGSPEAESAQAGASQVRTTQQGHADAARGALGLPGALLFALCLGSVVHALVELPGTGWTASVTLAAFAAAGAGAAFVVHERRTASPLVPPGVLRSVPLVASLAVLVSASAALCGTLFLGMYLLQHVLGLDPFASALRMLPLAAVMVLGAPATALLQRRFGHRRTAVSGMALLALGVLLTSRLDAESSPVATGLSFLVVGAGFCPVMVTATAVVVREAPLGAEGVSGGLQQTAMNIGPALGVALVTMLMGATAPGAGRGPAGGADFTAVMGNALVALAAWATLGALVATRLPSGANCRR from the coding sequence ATGACCGTCGCGCGGACCCGTACCGCGAGTGCCACCGGCCCACGGGGTCGGCGCCGCCTTCAGCGACTGACCCTGACCAGCAGCATCACCGGTGCGGTGGTCGTCGCCGTGGACGGCTCCGTACTCGCCGTCGTCCAGCCGGTGATGCAGCGCGAACTGCGGGCGTCGTTCACCGAGGTCCAGTGGACCAGCACCGGATATCTGATCGCCGTGGCGAGTCTGCTCGTGTTCGCGGGCCGGCTCGGTGACCGCCTCGGCCACCGCCGTGTCTTCACCCTGGGGGCGCTGGGCTTCGCCGTCGCATCGGCGGGCATCGGTCTGTCCGGAAGTGTCGGGCTCGTGATCGGACTGCGTGTGCTCCAGGGCGTCTTCGGGGCGCTGCTGCAGCCGGCCACACTCGGCATGCTCCGCGCCGCGTATCCCCCCGACCGGCTCGCCATGCCCATCGCGCTGCGCACGAGTGCCATCGGGCTGGCGGTCGCCGCCGGGCCGCTCGTCGGCGGCACGCTCGCCGTCCAACTGGGGTGGCGCTCGGTCTTCTTCCTGAGCGTCGTGCCCGCGCTTGCCGTCGCGCTGCTCGTTCTCCTCGTCCGGGCACCCGAGGTGGGCGGTCCTGACGAGGGGAGTGCGCGGACGGGGGCGTCGGAAGCGGGGAGCCCTGAAGCGGAGAGTGCACAGGCGGGGGCATCGCAGGTGCGGACCACGCAGCAGGGGCACGCCGACGCCGCTCGCGGAGCTCTCGGGCTGCCCGGCGCCCTTCTGTTCGCGCTCTGCCTCGGCAGCGTGGTGCACGCCCTCGTCGAGTTGCCCGGGACCGGCTGGACCGCGTCGGTCACCCTCGCGGCCTTCGCCGCGGCGGGCGCGGGCGCGGCCTTCGTCGTCCACGAGCGGCGGACCGCGAGCCCTCTCGTACCGCCCGGGGTGCTGCGGTCGGTGCCCCTGGTGGCGTCGCTGGCCGTCCTGGTGTCTGCGTCCGCCGCACTCTGCGGAACCCTCTTCCTCGGCATGTACCTGCTCCAACACGTCCTCGGACTCGACCCGTTCGCGAGCGCGCTGCGCATGCTGCCGCTGGCGGCGGTGATGGTGCTGGGCGCGCCCGCGACCGCGCTGCTCCAGCGCCGGTTCGGCCACCGGCGGACGGCGGTGTCGGGAATGGCTCTGCTCGCGCTCGGCGTCCTTCTGACGTCCCGCCTCGACGCGGAGTCGAGCCCGGTGGCGACCGGCCTGTCCTTCCTGGTCGTGGGCGCCGGCTTCTGTCCCGTGATGGTCACGGCCACCGCCGTCGTCGTGCGCGAAGCGCCCCTCGGCGCGGAGGGCGTGTCCGGCGGGCTCCAGCAGACCGCGATGAACATCGGCCCGGCGCTGGGTGTGGCCCTGGTGACGATGCTGATGGGTGCGACGGCGCCGGGGGCCGGGCGGGGACCCGCCGGTGGCGCGGACTTCACGGCCGTGATGGGGAACGCGCTCGTGGCCCTCGCCGCGTGGGCGACCCTCGGTGCGCTCGTGGCCACCCGCCTCCCGAGCGGTGCGAACTGCCGGAGGTGA
- a CDS encoding MarC family protein — translation MSTLELTIQATIAMVLLVDPFIRGVFFRVLTDNEPERRREYVGRIMVVIAITLGGAALIGKPVLDVVGIDLSAFGFAGGLVLLLMGFEMLFGGEPTRAQGGAAAHEEPAPRSAEDSIVVPYAIPFMAGPGAITTVIGIASTGRGWSGTIAALIAVAITVALIPVGHLLLVERLRMSAQTIAIVTRFGGLIVATIGIQLMLNGIRTYFGLG, via the coding sequence ATGAGCACCCTTGAGCTGACCATTCAGGCGACCATCGCGATGGTCCTGCTGGTTGATCCGTTCATCCGAGGCGTCTTCTTCCGTGTGCTCACCGACAACGAACCGGAGCGGCGGCGGGAGTACGTCGGCCGCATCATGGTGGTCATCGCGATCACCCTGGGCGGCGCGGCCCTGATCGGCAAGCCGGTGCTCGATGTGGTCGGCATCGATCTGTCGGCGTTCGGTTTCGCCGGTGGTCTGGTGCTCCTGCTGATGGGGTTCGAGATGCTCTTCGGCGGCGAGCCGACCCGGGCGCAAGGCGGTGCCGCGGCGCACGAGGAGCCGGCGCCGAGATCGGCCGAGGACTCGATCGTGGTGCCCTACGCCATCCCCTTCATGGCCGGTCCCGGGGCCATCACCACGGTCATCGGCATCGCCTCGACGGGGCGGGGCTGGTCGGGCACGATCGCCGCGCTCATCGCCGTCGCCATCACCGTGGCCCTGATCCCGGTGGGGCACCTGCTCCTGGTCGAGAGGCTGCGGATGTCGGCACAGACCATCGCCATCGTCACGCGGTTCGGCGGACTGATCGTCGCCACGATCGGGATCCAGCTCATGCTCAACGGGATCAGGACGTACTTCGGCCTCGGCTGA
- a CDS encoding transcriptional regulator — protein sequence MSRHVPQGLDEVIHHPTRLQLMAFLSGCAEAEFGSVRDYCGISDASVSRIAQALESAGYVQVRKGYIGRRPRTWLSLTPEGRTALVGHMAALQSLAAAAQQAGARSPGWSAE from the coding sequence GTGAGCAGACACGTCCCGCAGGGCCTGGACGAGGTGATCCATCACCCCACCCGCCTCCAGCTGATGGCCTTTCTCTCGGGTTGCGCCGAGGCGGAGTTCGGGTCGGTGAGGGACTACTGCGGGATCTCGGACGCCAGTGTCAGCCGCATTGCCCAGGCCCTGGAGTCGGCGGGCTATGTGCAGGTCCGCAAGGGATACATCGGCAGGCGGCCCCGCACCTGGCTGTCACTGACACCCGAGGGCCGAACGGCGCTGGTCGGCCACATGGCGGCGCTCCAGTCGCTCGCCGCGGCGGCTCAGCAGGCGGGTGCGCGGAGCCCCGGGTGGTCCGCCGAGTGA